The following is a genomic window from Microtus pennsylvanicus isolate mMicPen1 chromosome 3, mMicPen1.hap1, whole genome shotgun sequence.
GGAAAGGGTCCCTGAGGACATCATGGAAGCCCAGAGATCAAAGGAAAGAACAGCTAAACTAAAGGAGCTGGAAGCCCCGACCGCGGGCAGTGGGGCCGGAGACTTCATCCAGACGGGAAACCTTCCTTTCTCAGACGGGGTCCCTGTCTGCCCCAAGGGCACAGAGGGACCTGAGGGCTACGCTGGCAGCCGACTCTCCAGGCTGGGGAACGGTGCCTACACCGGGGAACCTGACCACTCAGACCTTCCTAGCCCAGAGGAGAGCAGAATCAGCAGCGTGCCTTGGGCCTGCCCACACCTGTACAGAATAAAGTGCTTCGTTTATTGATGATTAAAATGTCCCCAGCCCTCTGTCCCAACGCCATGGGCCTCTGAGGTCGGAGGGGTGTGGCACCCTCCGCCGGTGACTGGCGGGCACAGGCCTCTTCCCAGTGCGCCCATGCTGGGAAGGGAAGGCGGTGATGGGGAGGAATAAGGTGCAGAGTGTAAGGAACAGAAGCTTATGAACAGAGGGAGATTGGGACGAAGAACCGCAGCTTATGGAAACTCTCTCCCATCCAAACGCAGGAATAAGGACATTAAATGACAACAGAGAAGGGTCACCTATTAGTGCCTGCCTCACAAGGGCAAGCACTGGGCACTGGCTGAGCTCCCTGCTCCCACTGGCTTCTCTCCCTGGCTGAACTGCGGCACACCGGACAGTGCGGAGTGCAGGAGGGACCAGGAGCCAGCCAGAGGCCCCAGGAGAAGAGAGGCCTCATGTGGGCttctggggagcagacacagaTGCACGTGTCTCCTGGTGGGAGAGGCCAGCCAGGCAGGCTGGTAAGGGACAGGGGTGCCCTGTGGACAGCTCCCTGTCCCTTGACCCACAGATAGCACCGTGAAACCCTGAACTGCTTGCCTGAGGCTCCTGGGGGGCCCACCCCTGGCATCTCATTCTCCTGCAGGACCCCTggaagctggggctggggatTTAGCTTCTCCACCCcctgaaggcttggtccccagcacctggaGAGGTTCCTTCCAGGATTTGGGGCTCTTTAAAAGTCCAGCACAGGCTGAGGATCCCTGAACCTGCCTGGCAGGGATGTGACTAGGAAAAGAAACCCATGGGGGCCAGCCCCCACCTGCTCCACTCTGTACCACACAGAGGGGGTCTGCAGCCTTtatctcctgcctctcccctaccctGCCAGGCCTCCCTGGCTACAGGCctcctggggggggggtctggtcTACGACTCCTTCAACAGGGGTGCACCCAAATTCTCCCCCAAACCTCCCATCCTAGGGAGTAAGTTAGGGGCACAGGGAAGCTGGGGTGAGCAGGTGAGGCTGACCCAggccctgcctggctcctggcctgcATCTGCTGCCTCTAGCACCCCTCGCCTGGAGGGGTGTGGCCAACCAGTCCCCCTCTGTTCCTTTACTCCCAAAGATAAGGAGTAGAACTTGCAAAGAGCTGCAGAAGGGGGCTCCCAGCATGTACCAGGGGTATCCAGCCGCAGCACAGCCCCCAGCCTGTGTTTCTGCTGTCCCTGGCCAGGAGGGCCTGGACTGGGTGTCAGTTGGTGTCCAGCCTGGGAGCTGCAGTGGGGAAGAGGGGGGCTGTGGGCTGCAGGTGTGTGGTGGGAAGGGTGGCAGGGTCGCTGGGCAGTGGGTGGCTGACACGGAAACATTTCTCCTTGTGTGCCTTCAGCATGTTGGAGAAGCGGAAGCGCTGGCCACACACGTCACACGGGTAGGGCTTCTCTCCCGTGTGTGTGCGCCGGTGCCGCTTCATGTTGGGCCGGCTGGTGAAGCTCTTGCCACAGATCTCACAGATGTATGGCTTCTCCCCTGTGGTTGGAGGGGAGGCAGGAGTGTTACGGCCAGCCCTAGCTCCCCTGGCACCCCATCCCGCCCAACTCGGGGACAAGGGGACCCAGAGGTGAACTGAGGCCTGGGGGGAGGGcgcgcacctgtgtgtgtcttcatgtgcTCGTCGAAGTACTGCTTCATGTTGAAGTCCTTGCCGCACCACTGGCACATGAACTGCTTGTGACCGATGTGGATGCTCATGTGTGAGCGCAGCTGGTACTTGTACTGGAAGCGTTCATTGCAGTTCTGCGGGGAGGGGAAGAGCTGCAGACATCCTCACCCTGGCTCCCCCAACCCggaactcgtgtgtgtgtgtgtgtgtgtgtgtgtgtgtgtgtgtgtgtgcgcgtgcgtccACACACTGATAGATGGACCCTGGCTCACCCAACCTGAaactccatgtgtgcatgtgtgtgtgtgtctccacacACCGTGTGGCCAATTTCTGATGTCTCCTCAGGCCCTCCACCTTTGCTgcttatgagacagggtctctcactggtctggacTTTTTCAGGctgtgctgattggccagtgagctccaggcaccacctgtctccgcctccccaaCACTGAATTACGAGCATGTTCCTCCATGCCCATctttaatgtaataaaaacaacaaaacaaacaaacaaaccccttGTACTGAAGCTCAGATTCTGACATCTGCGTCTTCCTGACTGGCTGTCCCCGGTCTTCCCTTTGGTTTGTTCGTCTGCCCCCAAGCTCGTTCTATGACTGACATTGATCTTGACTTCCTACTCAGGCAGCCTCCACTCTCCAGTGCGGGGATTACAGGGTCGTGCGTCAACCCAGAcccctggctccctccctccctgtccaaGGGGACCCCatagccagcaggaagcagagctcaCCTCACAGCGGAAAGGCTTCTCCCCAGAATGCTGCAGCGAGTGCACCTTGAGAGACATACTGCGcttgaaggacttcccacaggtctcACAGGTGAAGGGCATGTCCTTGGTGTGGGCTGCGGGTGGGCACCAGCTGTCACTTCTCCAGGGCACCTACCTGAACCCCCATTTCCAGACCTGCCCTCTGGCAGTCCCGCACCCACTTTCTTGGGGGAAGGGGTGGTACTGAACTCAACAGCACACCCAAGGGACACTGAAGGCCAATGAAGAAAACATCTGGAGACAGCCCTCCCAGCTCAGATTACCAATCTGGTTACCCAGCATGCTGCTGGCCAAGACCTAGACCCCAGGGTCCCAGTCCCATCCAGTTGACACTCTCCAGTAGAGAAAGGGAGCGTGTCTGCGGGGCCATTTGTCTAGATGATCACTGCTCTCTCTGGAGCTTGGAGCCCAGGTGAGAAAAGGTGAACACAGGAACTCTAGACACGCAGCTGGGCCCACCTGAAGATGTGCAGCCCTGCCTGAGCATGGGTGTGGCTATCACACTTGGGAAGGCCTCCTTACTGTGTCCAGGCCTGGGGAAGGTAGCACTCAAGAGAAGCCTGAAGCCCTGTGAGGGCCAAGAGGAAGCATGAGAGACAGGCCTAGTGGCTGTCACACTGAGACAGGACAGTGCCAGCCCACATGGAATCGTGTAATTCAGGAAAAGCTGCCCCTTTCCATACCAGGGTCCACAGCCTGGCTAGCCGTGTGCCAGCTTGTCGGGGCAAACTGCCCGCCTGTGTGTCGCTTCCCCAACCTTCCTGTCACCTGGATGCAAGCCTTTCTGACAGTCAGCGGCTGGCCGATCCTCTGCCCACACGGCACCGGCAGGGACTCACCAACCATGTGTTTGCGCACATGCGCCATGGTGTAGAACTTCTTCTCGCAGATCTCGCAGGAGAACTTCTTCTCCGCGTAGCCATGCACGATCTTGTTGTGCTCATGCAGGGACCAGAGCTTCTTGAAGGCTTTGCCACACGTTACGCACTATGGAAGAGGAGCAGAACTTTGGGTGTGAGCTGGAGCTAGCTTCGGCTCCTctacagcctcagtttccccatctgtagagCACTAGTGAGATGGCTGGATCTGATGTCCTGAAGCTGGGTTGACTCCCCCCAGACCCATCCACGTGGCTGTCTGGGTACCATTTCCAGGCTTTGCTGCTCAGGCAAGAGACTGTAGACTATGTCAGGTGTGGTAGCTGTGCCGGTTGGTGGGGGACCCTTTGGGGCCTTGTTAGTGCGGGCTCTACAGGCTGCAGGGGCACTAGGGCTTCCTCGGGCAGCGAAGGGTGGGTGGGCTGAGGGTAGCTCTCCTGGACTCTGGTCCTGCTCAACCCAGCAGTAGCCccagaggcggggggggggggggggagcacagaCTTGGCAGGAAGGAGTAAAGGCTTCATCCCCTTGGGGTGGCTTAAGATGCAGAAGGGATTGCTGAGAAACACCCGCGGGGCGGGCAACAGGTGCAGAGTGGGGGATGGGCAGGTCACCAGGCCACACCTTCCCCACTGGCATCACAACCAGCAATTAGTTCAGGTAATTAACACCCGCCTACCtgtggccatttttttttctctcggGCCAGAAAATtagctgcctgtgtgtgtgcgcatgtgtgtatgcgcacacacatgctggGGTGTGTTCAGACAGATGCAGACCGGGCAGCCACCCCAACACcaccacacacccacccacacccacacacgcatgcacgcacacttcTTTCCAACATTTTCATCCAGTCTTTTTTCTCCAGGGAGCTGGAACCTCCACAGAGTTGAACACAGGGGTTGTTTCCTCCTCCCCCATGGGCCACTGCTCTATGCAGTGACTCTGGGGGGAGTCAAGGGTGGCAGCCCCTCTGGGCAAGCCCCTTCCCTTTTGTGCACACTCTGGTGTAATGTACAACAGATGTACCTGCACGGGCAGCTCTGGGCCCTAGAGATGTGTTAAAGACACGCTCTCCCCGGTTCCCACAGTCCCCCTGACCTCATGCATCCACGCAGCTCCACCCCAGGTCCTGGGCACTGTCTGGGCAGCATCTCACCTGGATGTTGCGCTCGCAGTCCGTCTGCCGATGCAGCTGCAGCTCACTCTCCAGCAGGAAGCGTTTCCCGCACTGGCCGCAGATCTGCATGCGACTGTGCGTCACGTTCATGTGCTTCTCCAGGTACCAGCGGTTGTTGAAGACCCGGGGGCACTTCTGGCACGGGTGCTGCTGTTTCTCCTCCAGCTTCACCTTGGCCCCCAGTCCGTCGGCTGcctgggtggcaggaacagctcCAGAGGCCTTGGGCTTCTTCCCGCCTCTGCGCCCAGCCTCCTCTGGCTCGGGGGTAGCTCGGCGCTGAGCGTTTTGCCCCCGGGACCGTGTGGACATTCTGCTGTGCAGCGGAGGGTCCACCTGGCCACCTTGACACCCTGCTGGACCCGCAGGGTCCTGCCTGCTCTcagtctccccctcctcctccgaACTCTCTGCATCCTGCTCACTGGGCCCATCTGCTTCGTCGTCATCCTCCTGCTCACTGGgcccttcctcatcttcctcctctccctggctgcctccctcttcttcctcctcttcttcctcctcctcctctccccctccactacctcctccttcctcctcttcttcttctgaaTGTTCCTGCATCCCATCCTCCTGGCCAAGCACCACGGTGGCCCCAGAGCCCGGTTTGCCCTCAGGCCCAGTGGACACATGCAGGGTTTGGTTATTGAGGTTCACCTCCACAATGATTTGAGACTGCTCCTGGCGCCCATAGGTGCCCGAGGCACCCAATTCCCGCTCTAGTCCCTCTCCACTTTCTAGCTTGCACAGGCTACCAGGcgcctcagcctcctcaggggtcccttccttttcctccttgaaGAGCAGTGGCTGTGCTGGCCCTGGAGCAGCAGAGTCCCCAGTGGTCCCGGCCCCGTCCTCCACGCGCACAGAGTAGGGGTCAGGGCCTTCTCGGGCGTAGATCTTCGGTAGGCCGGGGGTATCTGCCTCCTGCTTGATGTCACAGTAGTAGGGCGGCGGAGGCACTGGGGcacagctggcagctggctgcgCCAGGGCCACAGGGCCTGAGGGCGCCAGGGACCGAGCGTCCAGCAGCTCCTGGCAGGAGGCTGCGATGTCCGCCATCTGCAGCAGCGAGGCCGCGCTGAGTACCTCGTGCACGTTGGCCGCGTTCACCAGCAGCTTGGACGTATATATGAAGTTCAGGATCTGCTGCAGGCCGCTGGGCGCCAGCGCCTCGAGAGACAGCTCGACCCGCTGCAGCTGCTTGTTCTGCGTGAAGAGCGAATGGAAGAACTGACTGTAGGCAGCCAGCACCCCCTTGTGTGCGGGGAACACGCTACGCTGGGGCACCAGCACCAGGTCCACGTCACACAGGTCCGGCTGGAAGAGGCGCTGCTCATTCAGGCGGCCCATCAAGCAGGCGAAGTGCAGGGCCACGTCCTCCACCAGCGAGAACTCTGCCGCCGGGGAGTCTGTAGTCTTCTCAACCAGCAACTGTGGGCCAGGACACAGGAAGGTAAGGACCAGCCACTGCCCGCCCCTGCCCAGGGCGTGGGAAGTGCTATCGGAAGAAATGATCTTCATTCATGGTAGGGGATGCCAGAGGGACAGCTGCTCCTGGGGATACAGGGTCCTGGGACCTGTGCCCAGCTGGCCACTCTGGGCCTCCTCTCTTAGCTCTTCTGTGCACACAGGACGGCcacaaagagaagggaagggacaggGGCCGTGTGAACCACCTGTCCAGATAGGTGGGGCTTCTTGGGATGTAGGGCTTTTGGGGAAGCCCCGGTACAGGAAGACTAGGGGTCACCCCAGGGTCAGCATTTATTGTGTCCTCCGTGTGCCCTGACCATCCCACCACACTGACAGAGAAGAGCTTACTCAATGATGAGCTGCTGGAAACCCAGCTTCTGCCACAGCGCCCAGGCTGCATCTGGGGGATGCATGTCCAGGCCTAGCCCATCATTCCTCTCACCCTGGCCCTTGCACCCAGGGCCTTCAGGGGAGGGTGGGCTGTGTTTACCACACTCCCAACAGGACACCTCAGCGTGGCTGGGGTGATGTCCAGGCCTAGATGCTCCAAGATGGCACTGTCTTGGAAGCCATATCTCCTGAAAAGCCCTAGAGACCTTAAAGACCACTAGATCAGACTGCCAGAGAGCTCCCACAAGCTGGGTGACAGAGATGGCCGGTCTTATCCCTTGCTTAGGGCCTGGGGCTCAGCACACGACACTGGCCAGTCCAGGCCCACACAGGCCAGCGTTGGCGACTGCTCAGGCTCTGCCTGGCAAGATAAAAGCTTGCACAGTGAGGACATAAGCCCACTACCTCTTCCTCAGAGGTCCAAGGACCCGGTCAGTCGGTTCTGTCAGCAGTGGGTGGGCCAGATAGGGAGGACCAGGTCTGAGCTCCCTTGTCAGAAGCCGGCTAGGGGAGAGCTCAGGGAGTCTTGAGCCCGTGCCCATCCAGAGAGCAGCCCAGCACATACCGACTCTCTGCCCTCAGCTGTGCCGACAAGGCTACCACCTTCCTCACGTCCCTTCCACCACCCAAGAGCCACCCATCTTTGCCTCTACCCCAGAACTGCTGACCCATCTAGCTGGGACGTGGCATGGAGCTCCGCCCATCCGTCCTTCTCCTCTGAATCACTCTGCTTCACCCTCTGGGACCAATTCCTGCcacacagatggagaaactgaggctccaagAGGCATTGCCTCCTGGAGCTGTGGCCCTCCAGCTCTGCTCGGGTACCCCTTCCTTCCGGCTGGGGCACTGTCTAGATGGCAGAGTGAGTTCTGAGAGTGAGGTGGGCTGGGAGAGTGGGGTCTGGGAACCAGCCAAACACGGCTCCCACACCGTTCCCAGTCACCGCACCTGCAGGTGACCAGTGTCTGCACTACTGGGGGGTTGGATGGTGGTGGGAAAGGCCTGCATACCACACACCCCACGCCTGGGACCCCTCTTCTTCCTTACAGAGCTCCTCACCCCCCCCCAACCCCGCCAGGGCCCACCTGCGGGCACCTGAGCCTGGCAGGAACCCATGCATTTCCAAAGCCACTTCCCAGCCTAACACTGCCAGCCAAGTGGCCTGGCCCAGCTGTGGGCCCAGCCCCTCCCACTCAGTGCcaccagctgtgggtctctggccAGATGCTTCTGCTCCCTGAAGCTGAGGAGGCCTCTCTCCACCTGGCTATGCTGCCAGCTCCAGCAGCTGCCCTTCCCCCAGGGGGACACCTGCAGAGGCCACCAAGCTTCTGACTCCTGAGGGCCATCTGGTGAACCCTGGGGACAGTCAAGCCATCCGGTCCTCCCCGGGCAGCGGGCAGTGGGGGAGAGCCCAGGCCGAGCAGGGGTACGGGCTCGTGACTTCTGGGGGCCTTCTTTGGAGAGGCCTGGCTCAGAGACAGCAGGGGACcggcccaaggtcacacaggagTTTTCACTCCAGCTGTGGGCGCCCCCCGCCCTCGGTGCGGAGCCGTCCCGATCTCCAGCAGGGCGGCTGCAGCGCCCACGTGGCCCAAGGCCTGGGCGGGAATCCGACTCCCCCTTTACCCCCTCCCCCATTACCAGCCCCGGGGCGGCGCCGTCCAGGCGCAGAGAAGAGCCCCCCTCCGCCCGCGCGCAGCAAGACCTCGGCCTTTCGCTCCtgcaccccccccaccccaggaatTTCACCCCCTAGCCGCGCCACCGCGCCGCCCTCCCGGCCTGCGGACACCCAGTAGACAGGGTCGAGGACCCTCGGGGGAGGGGTCAGGTCGCTCCAGCCCCCGTACTGGGTCCCGCGGGACCGTGCGCTCCGAAAGGCGGCGCTCGCAGGTGGGCGGATAAGCGGGGGGACAGGCAGGGCCCTGCGTACCATGGTGCCGCGGCGCTGGGAGCTCACAGGGCCCCGCAGGATCGCGCTGCCCCCGGCGGCCGGGCCCGGGCCCGGGCCACCCCATGAAGCGCCGCGCTGGGGGCCGCCCCCGCGACCATGGCCCCGGGGGCGCGGccgggcgggcgggcgagcgggcGGAGGCGCAGGGCCGCGGCGAGTCCCGGCCGAGCAGCTGCGGCCCGGGAGCCTCGGGCGCGGCGGGCGGGGGGCGCGGGGCGCCGATTGGAGCCCGCGCGTCAGCTGGGGCCGCCGTCTGGACGCTTAAAGGGCCAGGCCGCCCTGCGTGCGGGCTAGGGGCGCGGGCGCGGACGCGCGTGGTGCGCGCTGTCCCGATGCGGCTGCCCTGCGGAGAGCCTCGGGGTTCTCCGGGCCGGGCGGGCAGCCGACCTGGGAGCGTTTGAACCACGCGACCCCACCCTCCCTCTCTGAGCCCCTCTCTGCGGGGAAGTTCGTCCCGGAGTCTAACCCGTGTGTCCTCCCGCTGCTCCACGGGGGCGGGGCCAGGGTAGGCGTGAGGTCACTGAGCTCAGCCCCCGACCCACCTGCTCTCTTGCCCGAGCCCCGCACCCCAGCCACGCTCACAACCCGCCCCCTGTGGCCCCGGCTGCTTCGACTTGGGGGTGAGTCTGGGGTCCCCAGCTGCTCCGGCCTCCCACGCGTTTTGCTCTGAGCGTCTGGGACCTACCTAGTGGCCTTTGGCTGCCCAAGGCCTCCGAGTCGCCGCAGAGAGAAAAGCCTTTCAGATGACCTGCCCGGGACAGCCGGGTGGGAGGCCAGAGGCCCAGGCCCGGCCGAGTGGCTTCTCCGCGCAGCCTCCGCTGGGGAGATGCAGCCCGGCTTGCGGAATGCTGCTCTGGCACCGGCTCGGTGGGGGCAGGGGGCTGGCTGTGCTGGCAGGAGGCTGCGAAGGAACGCTGCCAGGCTGAGCGAAGGCAGGGCGGGACCACGGGCTACCACCGTGGTCTCCTCTCCTTCGGACGCCCCGCACCCCTACCCAGCGGCCGCTGTTGAGCCGAGTCACTCACCCAGCACTGTACCAGCCCGACCTCTCCACTCCACTCCCCACGGCCTCCCTGGGTATATACTTTCCTCATGGTGGGGAGGGGACTGTGGCTCGCTCTTTAGAGCCAGATAGGTGTCATCAAATGAGGGTCTGTCCCCTAAGAATGCAAGGCTCTCCCACGAGGACACTGGGCTGGCTACCCCTGTGCTGGGTAAGCTGAGTCaggtggggacagaggaaggCCCCTTCCTCCATCTGAGCAGGACATGCCCTGTAGCTGGGAGAGCGAGCTGCTTGCAGCTCCACATCTGGACGAAGGCATAGATGCCTGACTGTGCTCCCCTCCCTGGGTTCTAGGCTAAAGCTAGAAAGGCCAGTTGCCAGGATGCCGCCTGTCACTTCCAGCCACCATTTCTCTTCTGACTCTGGATCGCTGCACTGACCTGcaatgggggaagggaaaggctaTCTACCCACTGGGTGGACAAAGACAGGGTCCCACAGGGAGACTAGGCGTGCAGACAGAAGAACCCTGTGCCAGGAGGCTGGAAGCTGGGTGTCGTGGCCGCCCTAACCACAGGAAGGATGCTGGCCCTTTGGGTGATGGCCTTGGCCCACCCCAACTCCCCAGGCCTCAGCTGTCCCAGAGCAGAGTCAGAGCTCTGACCGAGGAATCCAGGACACCCTGGTCATTGGTTGCAGAATTGCGTGGTCAGGAGGTGGGGTGCAGGTGTCCACATGGAGGAGAGGCCTGGATGGAGTGAGCCCTGAGAACAGGACTGACCAGGGGCACTCTACTTCCTGGAGGGGCAAGGCAACCTCAAGCTCTATTGGTGAATAGGGCTGGAGCACTCACCAGCATGGGACAGAGGCCGGTGCTTTAGACTGCCCCCGGAAGCTGGGTGACTCCAGTTCAAACTTCACTTCTGAAAGCAAGGAGACAGCCCCAAACTGCATGGGGTTCCCTTTGCTCACCAGATAACATGGAAACGCGGGTAAGGTAGTACCTGGGGTGGTGCAGGCTGGAGGAGGGCCGCAGCGGCCTGCCTGTACAAGTGGGGCCTCCTCCATCTGCCTGAGCTCTGGCTGCAGAGTCCAACACTAATGCGCCACAGCGTGGGAGCCTAATGCAAACCATCGGGTTCCTTTCCCCACACCAACTCCAGGGTCTCAGAGAGAGTGCCTCCCTGCTAGCTTCTAGAAGGCTGCCAGAAACCGTAGTCCTGCACAACCCCGGGAAACTAGTGAGGAGCTGCAGCGGCCACGTCAAGGGCTGTTCACCACAGCTGCGGTTCCTGTACAGCGCTCCCTGGACACAGCCTGTAGGAGGCAGGCTCCTTTCCAGGCCAGGGCAGAAAGGCTCCACCACTTCTTTACACTTGCACCCCTGGGATCAACTGGGAACAGGGGTTCTCCCAATCTCATCACTGTCATGTGTGGAGCAGAGATCCAGAGCCGAGGCTCAGTGGACATAGGCATAGGCCTGGCCCTTTCCACTTCTTGGCTGTGGAGTTGGGTTTTAC
Proteins encoded in this region:
- the Zbtb47 gene encoding zinc finger and BTB domain-containing protein 47 isoform X3 codes for the protein MGWPGPGPGRRGQRDPAGPCELPAPRHHGTQGPACPPAYPPTCERRLSERTVPRDPLLVEKTTDSPAAEFSLVEDVALHFACLMGRLNEQRLFQPDLCDVDLVLVPQRSVFPAHKGVLAAYSQFFHSLFTQNKQLQRVELSLEALAPSGLQQILNFIYTSKLLVNAANVHEVLSAASLLQMADIAASCQELLDARSLAPSGPVALAQPAASCAPVPPPPYYCDIKQEADTPGLPKIYAREGPDPYSVRVEDGAGTTGDSAAPGPAQPLLFKEEKEGTPEEAEAPGSLCKLESGEGLERELGASGTYGRQEQSQIIVEVNLNNQTLHVSTGPEGKPGSGATVVLGQEDGMQEHSEEEEEEGGGSGGGEEEEEEEEEEEGGSQGEEEDEEGPSEQEDDDEADGPSEQDAESSEEEGETESRQDPAGPAGCQGGQVDPPLHSRMSTRSRGQNAQRRATPEPEEAGRRGGKKPKASGAVPATQAADGLGAKVKLEEKQQHPCQKCPRVFNNRWYLEKHMNVTHSRMQICGQCGKRFLLESELQLHRQTDCERNIQCVTCGKAFKKLWSLHEHNKIVHGYAEKKFSCEICEKKFYTMAHVRKHMVAHTKDMPFTCETCGKSFKRSMSLKVHSLQHSGEKPFRCENCNERFQYKYQLRSHMSIHIGHKQFMCQWCGKDFNMKQYFDEHMKTHTGEKPYICEICGKSFTSRPNMKRHRRTHTGEKPYPCDVCGQRFRFSNMLKAHKEKCFRVSHPLPSDPATLPTTHLQPTAPLFPTAAPRLDTN
- the Zbtb47 gene encoding zinc finger and BTB domain-containing protein 47 isoform X1, with amino-acid sequence MLLVEKTTDSPAAEFSLVEDVALHFACLMGRLNEQRLFQPDLCDVDLVLVPQRSVFPAHKGVLAAYSQFFHSLFTQNKQLQRVELSLEALAPSGLQQILNFIYTSKLLVNAANVHEVLSAASLLQMADIAASCQELLDARSLAPSGPVALAQPAASCAPVPPPPYYCDIKQEADTPGLPKIYAREGPDPYSVRVEDGAGTTGDSAAPGPAQPLLFKEEKEGTPEEAEAPGSLCKLESGEGLERELGASGTYGRQEQSQIIVEVNLNNQTLHVSTGPEGKPGSGATVVLGQEDGMQEHSEEEEEEGGGSGGGEEEEEEEEEEEGGSQGEEEDEEGPSEQEDDDEADGPSEQDAESSEEEGETESRQDPAGPAGCQGGQVDPPLHSRMSTRSRGQNAQRRATPEPEEAGRRGGKKPKASGAVPATQAADGLGAKVKLEEKQQHPCQKCPRVFNNRWYLEKHMNVTHSRMQICGQCGKRFLLESELQLHRQTDCERNIQCVTCGKAFKKLWSLHEHNKIVHGYAEKKFSCEICEKKFYTMAHVRKHMVAHTKDMPFTCETCGKSFKRSMSLKVHSLQHSGEKPFRCENCNERFQYKYQLRSHMSIHIGHKQFMCQWCGKDFNMKQYFDEHMKTHTGEKPYICEICGKSFTSRPNMKRHRRTHTGEKPYPCDVCGQRFRFSNMLKAHKEKCFRVSHPLPSDPATLPTTHLQPTAPLFPTAAPRLDTN
- the Zbtb47 gene encoding zinc finger and BTB domain-containing protein 47 isoform X2, whose translation is MGRLNEQRLFQPDLCDVDLVLVPQRSVFPAHKGVLAAYSQFFHSLFTQNKQLQRVELSLEALAPSGLQQILNFIYTSKLLVNAANVHEVLSAASLLQMADIAASCQELLDARSLAPSGPVALAQPAASCAPVPPPPYYCDIKQEADTPGLPKIYAREGPDPYSVRVEDGAGTTGDSAAPGPAQPLLFKEEKEGTPEEAEAPGSLCKLESGEGLERELGASGTYGRQEQSQIIVEVNLNNQTLHVSTGPEGKPGSGATVVLGQEDGMQEHSEEEEEEGGGSGGGEEEEEEEEEEEGGSQGEEEDEEGPSEQEDDDEADGPSEQDAESSEEEGETESRQDPAGPAGCQGGQVDPPLHSRMSTRSRGQNAQRRATPEPEEAGRRGGKKPKASGAVPATQAADGLGAKVKLEEKQQHPCQKCPRVFNNRWYLEKHMNVTHSRMQICGQCGKRFLLESELQLHRQTDCERNIQCVTCGKAFKKLWSLHEHNKIVHGYAEKKFSCEICEKKFYTMAHVRKHMVAHTKDMPFTCETCGKSFKRSMSLKVHSLQHSGEKPFRCENCNERFQYKYQLRSHMSIHIGHKQFMCQWCGKDFNMKQYFDEHMKTHTGEKPYICEICGKSFTSRPNMKRHRRTHTGEKPYPCDVCGQRFRFSNMLKAHKEKCFRVSHPLPSDPATLPTTHLQPTAPLFPTAAPRLDTN